The Fusarium oxysporum Fo47 chromosome II, complete sequence genome includes a region encoding these proteins:
- a CDS encoding uncharacterized protein (expressed protein) — protein MFNNFDCYVNSLRLPESSPLDIWIRTKAPPTAGMPTVWSFRTQRKTILKPNPRSYTLNPNERIQFFSTQWNKDTRISLFDKAVPREGTPLEHWPAVNVMIEITIDPDVEYPHSYLRLPTLGPFDSWSQAFRVGIRIEFQGGGIWKSRYLSTTHYCPVSSMYKSLKAEDLGNELNHIELSWLHCMKTLATLLNWRWKPENNPVRDNLTQAVWALYSIRLFIIDFDFHVLMNHIQWKCNALGF, from the coding sequence ATGTTCAATAATTTTGACTGCTACGTTAACTCCCTGAGGCTCCCGGAATCGAGTCCTCTGGATATCTGGATCAGAACAAAAGCCCCTCCAACTGCCGGAATGCCCACCGTCTGGAGCTTTCGAACACAACGCAAGACGATTCTCAAACCCAATCCTCGCAGTTACACCCTCAACCCAAACGAGCGTATTCAGTTTTTCTCTACTCAATGGAACAAAGATACAAGAATTTCTCTTTTCGACAAAGCAGTCCCACGAGAAGGTACTCCTCTCGAGCATTGGCCTGCTGTCAACGTTATGATCGAGATCACAATTGACCCTGATGTCGAGTATCCTCACTCCTATCTTCGGCTGCCAACATTAGGACCTTTTGACTCTTGGAGTCAAGCATTTCGCGTTGGGATACGTATCGAGTTCCAAGGTGGAGGGATTTGGAAATCCAGGTATCTCAGCACTACTCACTATTGTCCCGTTTCATCGATGTATAAGTCGCTGAAAGCTGAAGACTTGGGTAATGAACTCAATCACATCGAGCTTTCCTGGCTCCATTGCATGAAAACCCTTGCAACGCTATTAAACTGGCGATGGAAGCCGGAGAATAACCCTGTCAGGGATAACCTCACCCAAGCCGTTTGGGCTCTTTATAGCATCAGACTCTTTATCATCGACTTCGACTTTCACGTATTGATGAACCACATCCAGTGGAAATGCAATGCCCTCGGCTTCTGA
- a CDS encoding uncharacterized protein (family of unknown function-domain containing protein) gives MTLYSTSNKSIENVDPLKQAEQPPSYSIQPDRTEYQQPQPQDRNASSTARPTAGERFHKISSKAGSPLNKVANLFGAEGWWPSTMDKECSKAARILHSFTSLNSSTSPTEKGPLHPTGLTRKSMVKIPPSVLQSAAGLAIFNVIRAGACHNSLSGGSGIVIARRSDGTWSPPSSFVVSSLGAGFVFGLDVYDCVCVLNTQEQVAAFTKPRVSFGAEGSVALGPIGTGGSVEAALSKTARPVWSYMKSRGLWMGVQIDGTIVVTRGDANATFYNERGITAKKILCGDVAWPMAAKPLFEVLQALEGRTDYDRTVVQAVGQVPPPGDSILSEKQERYTDEPQVQETREQTPPEVASRDVKEELPDYEIVKKDEEEKIVDDEKARLAASGY, from the exons ATGACCCTTTACTCTACATCCAACAAGTCTATTGAGAACGTTGATCCTCTCAAGCAAGCTGAGCAGCCTCCGTCTTATTCCATCCAGCCGGATCGCACAGAGtaccaacaacctcaacctcaagatcgAAATGCTTCTTCTACAGCCAGGCCAACTGCCGGCGAGCGGTTTCACAAGATCAGCTCCAAGGCTGGTTCGCCATTGAACAAGGTCGCCAACTTGTTTGGTGCCGAGGGATGGTGGCCTTCTACAATGGACAAGGAGTGCAGCAAGGCTGCTCGAATTCTTCACTCTTTCACCA GCCTCAACTCGTCTACATCGCCCACAGAAAAAGGCCCCCTCCACCCTACCGGACTTACACGCAAGTCGATGGTCAAAATCCCCCCTTCTGTCCTCCAAAGCGCAGCCGGCCTAGCCATCTTCAACGTCATCCGTGCCGGCGCCTGCCATAACTCACTCTCCGGTGGCTCCGGTATAGTCATCGCGCGACGTTCAGATGGTACTTGGTCTCCTCCGTCTTCCTTCGTTGTAAGCAGTCTCGGTGCAGGATTTGTCTTTGGGCTTGATGTCTACGATTGCGTTTGTGTTCTCAACACTCAGGAGCAAGTCGCCGCATTCACAAAGCCTCGCGTTTCATTCGGTGCAGAGGGATCAGTTGCTCTAGGACCCATCGGGACAGGTGGTAGTGTTGAGGCTGCTCTTAGCAAGACCGCTCGACCTGTATGGAGCTACATGAAGAGCCGCGGTTTGTGGATGGGTGTTCAGATCGACGGCACTATCGTCGTGACTCGAGGCGACGCCAATGCTACTTTCTACAATGAACGTGGGATCACAGCAAAGAAGATCCTGTGTGGCGACGTTGCTTGGCCAATGGCTGCTAAGCCTCTTTTCGAGGTCCTCCAGGCTCTTGAGGGTCGGACTGATTATGACCGGACTGTTGTGCAAGCAGTTGGCCAGGTCCCTCCTCCTGGCGATAGTATCTTGTCTGAGAAGCAGGAGAGATACACTGATGAGCCCCAGGTGCAAGAGACTCGAGAGCAAACACCGCCTGAGGTTGCTTCTCGTGATGTCAAGGAGGAGCTTCCCGATTATGAGATTGTGAAaaaggacgaggaggaaaagattGTGGACGATGAGAAGGCCAGGCTTGCTGCATCAGGATACTAG
- a CDS encoding kinase-like domain-containing protein, whose amino-acid sequence MSGRNELKLGLTLWPLMGHLEPRPYRFADGIDGTFQRLDDSLRFAHWIRDWSESHLRQGSAVAGLIDVRSQTLETDLDALRYELHEMGSSIVNGVPTYIGELLERIKRCVAELTELVDFYGQNREQGRSDALDALFASQFILDIDERTGYPRSLPNQQGLVQMAISIAETLGKTSLNGASLVPQMEAVQSFEEHRMLEPRYVHTYNKTEDVPYEQKAFEPIAKGSFGAVVRVEHKKTSEELAMKTFFCNDRSKILQEIGVLEVCNHPNIVKLVEAFTVANDERYEEDNGIIHLILRPWAPYTLEDFLKSTDGKRKDRCRWFSPGSPQSDLCIYRIMKKLAQAVAYMHGRSIKHKDIKPDNILLHEPNSPNIRPLLTDVGVSKVFIRGGSTNFDDCSYIFLAPEQVARLESNLRADIWQLGCCFALMLGVAKRGRAGRDELWDSFCRTKDRRSCQIASEHEHFMKSLKVLCDESLSRREALSSQLAYELVSGMLDKNHETRLEIHQVLSRLDQLVAQMSTVSVGDVEMSYL is encoded by the exons ATGTCAGGGCGTAACGAGCTTAAGCTCGGTCTCACACTTTGGCCCCTTATGGGCCACCTCGAG CCACGACCCTACCGTTTTGCTGATGGCATTGACGGGACTTTCCAGAGGCTCGATGATTCCCTCCGGTTTGCTCACTGGATCAGAGATTGGAGTGAAAGCCACCTCAGACAAGGCTCAGCAGTGGCTGGTCTTATCGATGTAAGGTCACAGACTCTGGAGACAGACCTCGATGCCCTACGATATGAACTGCACGAGATGGGCTCCAGCATCGTCAATGGCGTTCCCACCTATATTGGAGAACTCTTGGAAAGAATAAAAAGATGTGTCGCCGAACTTACAGAACTCGTCGACTTCTACGGCCAAAACAGAGAACAGGGGCGCTCTGATGCCCTTGACGCTCTGTTTGCCTCCCAGTTCATTCTGGACATTGATGAGAGAACCGGCTACCCTCGATCCCTGCCGAATCAGCAAGGACTAGTGCAGATGGCCATCAGTATTGCCGAGACTCTAGGGAAAACATCACTAAACGGAGCATCTCTGGTTCCCCAAATGGAGGCGGTGCAGTCGTTCGAGGAGCATCG GATGCTCGAGCCGCGATACGTACATACTTACAACAAGACCGAGGACGTGCCTTACGAGCAGAAGGCATTCGAACCCATCGCCAAGGGGAGCTTCGGGGCAGTCGTTAGGGTAGAGCACAAGAAAACCTCTGAGGAACTTGCGATGAAAACCTTCTTCTGTAATGATCGGAGCAAGATTCTACAGGAGATCGGGGTTCTGGAAGTTTGCAACCACCCCAACATCGTCAAACTGGTCGAAGCATTCACTGTAGCCAACGACGAGAGATACGAAGAGGACAACGGCATCATTCATCTCATACTGAGACCCTGGGCCCCCTATACCCTCGAAGACTTTTTGAAGTCAACAGACGGAAAACGCAAAGATCGATGCAGATGGTTCAGCCCAGGCTCACCACAGTCAGACCTCTGCATCTATCGTatcatgaagaagttggcACAAGCCGTGGCTTATATGCATGGACGGTCAATCAAGCACAAGGACATCAAGCCCGACAACATCTTGCTCCACGAACCCAATTCCCCAAACATCCGTCCTCTTTTGACTGATGTTGGCGTGAGCAAGGTATTCATCCGTGGGGGGTCAACCAATTTCGACGACTGCTCATATATCTTCCTCGCCCCAGAGCAAGTCGCGAGATTGGAGAGCAATCTCCGTGCTGATATATGGCAACTCGGATGCTGCTTTGCACTGATGCTAGGTGTGGCGAAGAGAGGGAGAGCTGGACGAGATGAACTCTGGGATAGCTTTTGTCGGACAAAGGATAGGCGGTCGTGTCAGATTGCCTCAGAGCATGAGCACTTCATGAAGAGTCTCAAGGTCTTGTGTGACGAGAGCCTGTCTAGACGCGAGGCCTTGAGCAGCCAGTTGGCGTATGAGCTTGTATCAGGAATGTTGGACAAGAACCATGAAACAAGGCTGGAGATTCATCAAGTCTTGTCACGCCTTGACCAACTTGTTGCTCAGATGAGCACAGTTTCAGTGGGCGATGTTGAAATGAGCTATTTGTGA
- a CDS encoding Glucanosyltransferase-domain-containing protein, whose translation MKFSAAIVAAAATAASAKLEPITMKGSKLFYSNGTQFFMKGVAYQQDTAAAGETNDKTTKYIDPLADEEACKRDIPLLKQLGTNIIRTYAINPKADHKACMKLLDDAGIYVISDLSEPSVSINRDDPKWDVELYERYIGVVDELGQYDNVVGFFAGNEVSNNVSNTQASAFVKAAVRDTKKHIKSKFSRWLGVGYASNDDVDIREQIADYFNCGDDDSRIDYWGYNIYSWCGKSSMQDSGYSDQAKFFEDYSVPVFFAEYGCNEPDGAAGRIFDETTALYEEKVMTDVFSGGIVYMYFQEANDYGLVKISKNGDAVKQKDFAQLQKKANAAKPSGVEEDSYKPTGKAATCPEQSKNWKANSVLPPVPDSDLCDCMVKSRSCVPADNLKAKDFNDIFGYICGQDKKICTAINANATAGIYGAYSMCSNEAKLAYILDAYYTSQKSAADACDFKGKATTQKAESQDSCKSALASASKINEEVATATHAVASSSTGGSNSSSEDDENFGLQAASIARVFSLGDFAVGAYMAVAGVVGAGMVLL comes from the exons ATGAAGTTTTCCGCTGCCATTGTCGCTGCGGCGGCCACGGCTGCCAGCGCCAAGCTGGAGCCTATCACCATGAAG GGATCCAAGCTCTTCTACTCCAACGGAACTCAGTTCTTCATGAAGGGTGTTGCTTACCAACAGGATACCGCCGCCGCTGGTGAGACCAACGACAAGACTACCAAGTACATCGATCCTCTCGCCGATGAGGAAGCTTGCAAGCGTGATATCCCTCTCCTCAAGCAGCTCGGTACCAACATCATCCGAACTTACGCTATCAACCCCAAGGCCGACCACAAGGCCTGCATGAAGCTGCTCGACGATGCTGGAATCTACGTCATCTCTGATCTTTCTGAGCCCAGCGTCTCCATCAACCGTGATGACCCCAAGTGGGATGTTGAGCTGTACGAGCGCTACATCGGAGTtgtcgatgagcttggcCAGTACGACAACGTCGTCGGTTTCTTTGCCGGTAACGAGGTCTCCAACAACGTCTCCAACACCCAGGCTTCTGCATTCGTCAAGGCCGCTGTCCGTGACACCAAGAAGCACATCAAGAGCAAGTTCTCCCGCTGGCTCGGTGTCGGTTACGCCTCCAACGATGATGTAGATATTCGCGAGCAGATTGCCGACTACTTCAACTGCGGTGATGACGACTCCCGCATCGACTACTGGGGTTACAACATCTACTCTTGGTGCGGTAAGAGCAGCATGCAGGACTCTGGTTACTCTGACCAGGCCAAGTTCTTTGAGGACTACTCTGTTCCTGTCTTCTTCGCTGAGTACGGTTGCAACGAGCCCGATGGTGCTGCTGGCCGTATCTTCGATGAGACCACCGCCCTGTACGAGGAGAAGGTCATGACCGATGTCTTCAGCGGTGGTATCGTCTACATGTACTTCCAGGAGGCCAACGACTACGGTCtcgtcaagatcagcaaGAACGGTGATGCTGTCAAGCAGAAGGACTTTGCCCAGctccagaagaaggccaacgCCGCCAAGCCTTCCGGTGTTGAGGAGGACAGCTACAAGCCCACTGGCAAGGCCGCCACCTGCCCCGAGCAGTCCAAGAACTGGAAGGCCAACAGCGTTCTCCCCCCTGTCCCCGACTCCGACCTCTGCGACTGCATGGTCAAGAGCCGAAGCTGTGTCCCCGCTGATAACCTGAAGGCTAAGGACTTTAACGACATCTTTGGCTACATCTGCggccaagacaagaagatcTGCACTGCTATCAACGCCAACGCCACTGCCGGTATCTATGGTGCCTACAGCATGTGCTCCAACGAGGCTAAGCTTGCTTACATCCTCGACGCCTACTACACCTCCCAGAAGTCCGCTGCCGATGCTTGTGacttcaagggcaaggccACCACCCAGAAGGCCGAGAGCCAGGACTCTTGCAAGTCTGCTCTCGCCTCCGCCAGCAAGATCAACGAGGAGGTTGCCACTGCCACCCACGCCGTCGCTTCTTCCTCCACCGGTGGttccaacagcagcagcgagGACGACGAGAACTTTGGTCTCCAGGCTGCCTCCATCGCCCGCGTCTTCTCCCTCGGTGACTTCGCCGTTGGCGCCTACATGGCCGTCGCTGGTGTTGTCGGTGCCGGCATGGTCCTTCTGTAA
- a CDS encoding P-loop containing nucleoside triphosphate hydrolase protein — MGQGQSGMGEGGRDEKDKKKDKPKYEPPPRPTTRVGRKKRKAGGTSAAQKLPAVYPTSRCKLRLLRMQRIHDHLLLEEEYVENQERLRKAKAAKEGQSVGTDADVDRLADERGRVDDMRGSPMGVGTLEELIDDDHAIVSSTTGPEYYVSIMSFVDKDLLEPGASVLLHHKSVSIVGVLTDDADPIVSVMKLDKAPTESYADIGGLEQQIQEVRESVELPLLHPELYEEMGIKPPKGVILYGAPGTGKTLLAKAVANQTSATFLRIVGSELIQKYLGDGPRLVRQLFQVAGENAPSIVFIDEIDAIGTKRYDSTSGGEREVQRTMLELLNQLDGFDDRGDVKVIMATNKIDTLDPALIRPGRIDRKILFENPDQNTKRKIFTLHTSKMNLNEDVDLEEFISQKDDLSGADIKAICSEAGLLALRERRMRVQMADFRSARERVLRTKQEGEPEGLYL, encoded by the exons ATG GGTCAAGGTCAATCCGGCATGGGAGAAGGGGGACGCgatgagaaggacaagaag AAGGATAAGCCCAAGTACGAACCTCCGCCTCGACCTACCACACGAGTCGGCcgcaagaagagaaaggccgGTGGCACCAGCGCCGCTCAAAAACTTCCCGCCGTTTACCCTACCAGCCGATGCAAGCTCCGACTTTTGCGAATGCAGCGAATCCACGATCATCTCCTGCTTGAGGAGGAGTACGTCGAGAACCAGGAACGTCTACGCAAGGCCAAGGCAGCCAAGGAGGGTCAATCTGTGGGCACCGATGCCGATGTCGATCGATTAGCAGACGAGCGTGGCCGTGTGGATGACATGCGAGGAAGCCCCATGGGTGTTGGAACTCTGGAGGAGTTGATCGACGATGATCATGCGATCGTCAGCAGTACTACTGGTCCTGAGTACTACGTCAGCATCATGAGCTTCGTCGACAAGGACTTGCTGGAGCCTGGCGCCAGTGTTCTTCTGCACCACAAGAGCGTCAGTATTGTTGGCGTCTTGACAGATGATGCCGATCCTATCGTCAGTGTCATGAAGCTCGACAAAGCTCCTACCGAGTCATACGCCGATATTGGTGGTCTGGAGCAGCAAATTCAGGAAGTCAGAGAATCAGTAGAGTTGCCACTGCTCCATCCGGAGCTGTACGAGGAGATGGGTATCAAGCCTCCCAAGGGTGTCATTCTCTACGGTGCTCCCGGCACTGGAAAGACATTGCTGGCCAAGGCCGTTGCCAACCAGACCTCTGCCACTTTCCTACGTATCGTAGGTAGTGAGCTTATTCAGAAGTACCTTGGTGATGGTCCTCGACTTGTGCGACAGCTTTTCCAG GTTGCTGGTGAAAACGCTCCTTCTATCGTCTTCATTGACGAAATCGATGCCATTGGTACGAAGCGATACGATTCAACATCAGGTGGTGAGCGCGAAGTCCAGCGAACCATGCTGGAACTCCTCAACCAGCTGGATGGTTTCGATGATCGCGGAGACGTCAAGGTCATTATGGCCACCAACAAGATCGATACCCTGGATCCCGCTCTGATCCGACCTGGACGTATCGATCGAAAGATTCTCTTCGAGAACCCCGACCAGAACACCAAGCGCAAGATCTTCACACTTCACACCTCAAAGATGAACCTCAACGAGGATGTTGATCTCGAGGAATTCATCTCCCAAAAGGACGACCTTTCAGGTGCCGACATCAAGGCCATCTGCTCCGAAGCCGGTCTACTTGCTCTCCGAGAACGACGAATGCGGGTGCAAATGGCGGACTTCCGATCAGCGCGTGAGAGAGTACTCCGTACGAAGCAGGAGGGCGAACCAGAGGGTCTGTATCTGTAA